A stretch of the Pseudochaenichthys georgianus unplaced genomic scaffold, fPseGeo1.2 scaffold_736_arrow_ctg1, whole genome shotgun sequence genome encodes the following:
- the LOC139433622 gene encoding mucin-1-like, with the protein MPVAYPQRRGFIYPPGASCSKGPNEERSPSPADPPGASCSKGPNEERSPSPADPPGASCSKGPNEERSPSPADPPWASCSKGPNEERSPSPADPPGASCSEGPNEERSPSPADPPGASCSKGPNEERSPSPADPPGASCSKGPNEERSPSPADPPGASCSKGPNEERSPSPADPPGASCSEGPTEERSPSPADPPGASCSKGPNEERSPSPADPPGASCSKGPNEERSPSPADPPGASCSEGPTEERFPSPADPPGASCSEGPNEERSPSPADPPGASCSKGPTEERFPSPADPPWCGPKGVSMWESLHDHLMNGCLS; encoded by the exons ATGCCGGTTGCTTACCCTCAAAGAAGGGGGTTCATCT ACCCTCCAGGGGCCTCCTGCTCCAAGGGTCCCAACGAGGAGCGGTCCCCTTCCCCTGCAGACCCTCCAGGAGCCTCCTGCTCTAAGGGTCCCAACGAGGAGCGGTCCCCTTCCCCTGCAGACCCTCCAGGGGCCTCCTGCTCCAAGGGTCCCAACGAGGAGCGGTCCCCTTCCCCTGCAGACCCTCCATGGGCCTCCTGCTCCAAGGGTCCTAACGAGGAGCGGTCTCCTTCCCCTGCAGACCCTCCAGGAGCCTCCTGCTCTGAGGGTCCCAACGAGGAGCGGTCCCCTTCCCCTGCAGACCCTCCAGGAGCCTCCTGCTCCAAGGGTCCCAACGAGGAGCGGTCCCCTTCCCCTGCAGACCCTCCAGGAGCCTCCTGCTCTAAGGGTCCCAACGAGGAGCGGTCCCCTTCCCCTGCAGACCCTCCAGGGGCCTCCTGCTCCAAGGGTCCCAACGAGGAGCGGTCCCCTTCCCCTGCAGACCCTCCAGGAGCCTCCTGCTCTGAGGGTCCCACAGAGGAGCGGTCCCCTTCCCCTGCAGACCCTCCAGGGGCCTCCTGCTCCAAGGGTCCCAACGAGGAGCGGTCCCCTTCCCCTGCAGACCCTCCAGGAGCCTCCTGCTCTAAGGGTCCCAACGAGGAGCGGTCCCCTTCCCCTGCAGACCCTCCAGGAGCCTCCTGCTCTGAGGGTCCCACAGAGGAGCGGTTCCCTTCCCCTGCAGACCCTCCAGGAGCCTCCTGCTCTGAGGGTCCCAACGAGGAGCGGTCCCCTTCCCCTGCAGACCCTCCAGGAGCCTCCTGCTCTAAGGGTCCCACAGAGGAGCGGTTCCCTTCCCCTGCAGACCCTCCATGGTGTGGTCCAAAAGGTGTATCCATGTGGGAGAGTCTCCATGACCATCTGATGAACGGGTGTCTCTCATAA
- the LOC117444123 gene encoding uncharacterized protein: protein MTYGAPEQREAACTEASVDVGCGRVSVSADEGYGLVPPPHTRPPPHTRPPPHTDHLPTSDHLPTPDHLPTPDHLPTPDHLPTQTTSPHQTTSPHRPPPHTRPPPHTRPPPHTRPPPHTDHLPTSDHLPTPDHLPTPDHLPTQTTSPHQTTLPTPDHLPTQTTSPTPDHLPTPDHLPTSDHLPTPDHLPTPDHLPTQTTSPPHQTISPHQTISHTPDHLPPHQTISPHQTTSPHQTTSPHQTTSPHQTTSPHRPPPHIRPPPHTRPPPHTRPPPHTDHLPTPDHLPTPDHLPTPDHLPTQTTSPHQTTSPHQTTSPHQTTSPHQTTSPHQTTSPHRPPPPTPDHLPTPDHLHTPDHLPPHQTISPHQTTSPHRPPPPTPDHLPTPDHLPTQTTSPHTRPSPHTRPSPHTRPPPHTRPPPHTRPPPHTRPPPHTRPPPHTDHLPTPDHLPTPDTSPHQTTSPHQTTSPHQTTSPHRPPPPTPDHLPTPDHLPTPDHLPTPDHLPHTRPSPHTRPSPPTPDHLPPHQTTSPHQTISPHQTTSPHQTNSPPRPPPLTDHLPTQTTSPHRPPPLTDHLPTQTTSPPRPPPHTRPPPHTRPPPHTRPPPLTDHLPTPDHLPTPDHLPTQTTSPHQTTSPHQTTSPHRPPSPHQTTSPHQTTSPHRPPPHTRPPSPHQTTSPHQTISPHQTTSPHQTTSPHQTISPHQTTSPHQTISPTPDHLPTPDHLPTPDHLPTPDHLPTQTISHHQTNPHSSRCFTY from the exons ATGACCTACGGAGCCCCGGAGCAGAGAGAAGCCGCTTGCACCGAAGCTTCTGTAGACGtgggctgtgggcgtgtgtCAGTGTCTGCGGACGAgggttacggcctcgt ACCACCTCCCCACACCAGACCACCTCCCCACACCAGACCACCTCCCCACACAGACCACCTCCCCACATCAGACCACCTCCCCACACCAGACCACCTCCCCACACCAGACCACCTCCCCACACCAGACCACCTCCCCACACAGACCACCTCCCCACATCAGACCACCTCCCCACACAGACCACCTCCCCACACCAGACCACCTCCCCACACCAGACCACCTCCCCACACCAGACCACCTCCCCACACAGACCACCTCCCCACATCAGACCACCTCCCCACACCAGACCACCTCCCCACACCAGACCACCTCCCCACACAGACCACCTCCCCACACCAGACCACCCTCCCCACACCAGACCACCTCCCCACACAGACCACCTCCCCCACACCAGACCACCTCCCCACACCAGACCACCTCCCCACATCAGACCACCTCCCCACACCAGACCACCTCCCCACACCAGACCACCTCCCCACACAGACCACCTCCCCCCCACACCAGACCATCTCCCCACACCAGACCATCTCCCACACACCAGACCACCTCCCCCCACACCAGACCATCTCCCCACACCAGACCACCTCCCCACACCAGACCACCTCCCCACACCAGACCACCTCCCCACACCAGACCACCTCCCCACACAGACCACCTCCCCACATCAGACCACCTCCCCACACCAGACCACCTCCCCACACCAGACCACCTCCCCACACAGACCACCTCCCCACACCAGACCACCTCCCCACACCAGACCACCTCCCCACACCAGACCACCTCCCCACACAGACCACCTCCCCACACCAGACCACCTCCCCACACCAGACCACCTCCCCACATCAGACCACCTCCCCACACCAGACCACCTCCCCACACCAGACCACCTCCCCACACAGACCACCTCCCCCCACACCAGACCATCTCCCCACACCAGACCATCTCCACACACCAGACCACCTCCCCCCACACCAGACCATCTCCCCACACCAGACCACCTCCCCACACAGACCACCTCCCCCCACACCAGACCATCTCCCCACACCAGACCACCTCCCCACACAGACCACCTCCCCCCACACCAGACCATCTCCCCACACCAGACCATCTCCACACACCAGACCACCTCCCCACACCAGACCACCTCCCCACACCAGACCACCTCCCCACACCAGACCACCTCCCCACACCAGACCACCTCCCCACACAGACCACCTCCCCACACCAGACCACCTCCCCACACCAGACACCTCCCCACATCAGACCACCTCCCCACACCAGACCACCTCCCCACACCAGACCACCTCCCCACACAGACCACCTCCCCCCACACCAGACCATCTCCCCACACCAGACCATCTCCCCACACCAGACCATCTCCCCACACCAGACCATCTCCCACACACCAGACCATCTCCCCACACCAGACCATCTCCCCCCACACCAGACCACCTCCCCCCACACCAGACCACCTCCCCACACCAGACCATCTCCCCACACCAGACCACCTCCCCACACCAGACCAACTCCCCACCCAGACCACCTCCCCTCACAGACCATCTCCCCACACAGACCACCTCCCCACACAGACCACCTCCTCTCACAGACCACCTCCCCACCCAGACCACCTCCCCACCCAGACCACCTCCCCACACCAGACCACCTCCCCACACCAGACCACCTCCCCACACCAGACCACCTCCCCTCACAGACCACCTCCCCACACCAGACCACCTCCCCACACCAGACCACCTCCCCACACAGACCACCTCCCCACATCAGACCACCTCCCCACACCAGACCACCTCCCCTCACAGACCACCCTCCCCACACCAGACCACCTCCCCACACCAGACCACCTCCCCTCACAGACCACCTCCCCACACCAGACCACCCTCCCCACACCAGACCACCTCCCCACACCAGACCATCTCCCCACACCAGACCACCTCCCCACACCAGACCACCTCCCCACACCAGACCATCTCCCCACACCAGACCACCTCCCCACACCAGACCATCTCCCCCACACCAGACCATCTCCCCACACCAGACCACCTCCCCACACCAGACCATCTCCCCACACCAGACCATCTCCCCACACAGACCATCTCCCACCACCAGACAAACCCACATTCATCCAGATGTTTTACTTAttaa